In Anopheles gambiae chromosome 2, idAnoGambNW_F1_1, whole genome shotgun sequence, a single window of DNA contains:
- the LOC133392198 gene encoding DNA ligase 1-like isoform X2, with translation MESDSKTVPDSAEVSLRSPGEPESTVLEEQRTGIVAELTAVSVAVAAAASDKSTSDRNSFAGNLEGALKEKNIPVQKKLSQDEEEEEQEEEEEVEEEVEEEVEEEEEEEEEEEEKSAAEKSKTVPSPTPAEKLDVKESSEPSLPEEEKKGIQAVETIVSNSPTEKAVKSEPKEEDQKEELNAEESEQKAEDKQKELIAEVPEPAKEPSAEASPASVTSPGEKDSEGELKEHGDKPMVPPQTYLWEEIKKSKEQVSDGGYPWTHLYKGEPVEGAEAQQPPTESPASNRRRKVDGETEVDEEEILAEKKIKVQNGERSMDIEVATTSNGHCEEPEMSEAATSSSEPKPQSPRRSRKRAASHEPESPSGRHSVKQEIKHFLDEHPAIRSFSNSLTRQGKKTRTFVSRSLERAKSMADRGLDRARVQMNTLRRKKAASEPRGMPDQKILNLRESPRLNNREIPAYVVRQPSDEAIAAAAVVDEETIVKVTVETEASKSTVVVPDEIIELPKDEELRPQQVEEPVMEVEVSAPPVDDTAAVEDDRYEIIEPPKTETIASVLPAPVEVPESPIVPVKAKPPLKAPRKKKDHHYEDIDDFEPQPKKEPVAEAASPEPVTDPKLKRQEHIKEGLDPILGEMLGNDKIKISLQLQDEKFADDMLTFGRRKHLDEILQQSSEDEGKEPIKLASKGLLAPISSIDSTSSDEEARRTHLSTLAEESDTGSIDGGASPCKKQDSLKDSELPPVEECSKELELTPAEEHLLMEAEKAAQESESPKQAESPAAPAVEPVAEQESAAVPVVETDQPKVDTRWSKMRYVKRCFRLRFCLRSGCCRRKG, from the exons TGTCTCTGCGCAGCCCTGGCGAGCCGGAATCGACCGTACTGGAGGAGCAGCGGACGGGGATCGTAGCTGAGCTGACCGCCGTATCGGTGGCCGTTGCTGCGGCCGCGTCCGACAAGTCGACGAGCGATCGCAACTCGTTCGCCGGCAATTTGGAGGGCGCGCTGAAGGAAAAGAACATCCCGGTGCAGAAGAAGCTCTCGCAGgacgaagaggaagaggagcaggaggaggaggaagaagtaGAGGAAGAAGTTGAAGAGGAggttgaagaagaagaagaggaagaagaggaggaagaagaaaaatctgCGGCAGAAAAGTCGAAAACAGTTCCATCACCGACGCCAGCAGAGAAGTTGGATGTTAAAGAATCTTCTGAGCCAAGCCTTccagaagaagagaaaaagggtATCCAAGCGGTTGAAACGATCGTTAGTAACTCGCCCACTGAGAAAGCGGTAAAATCAGAACCCAAAGAGGAGGATCAGAAGGAAGAGCTTAACGCAGAAGAATCTGAACAGAAAGCGGAGGACAAGCAGAAAGAGCTTATCGCAGAAGTACCAGAGCCAGCGAAGGAACCTTCCGCTGAAGCGTCGCCTGCGAGCGTGACGTCACCCGGTGAGAAGGATTCTGAAGGGGAGTTGAAGGAGCATGGCGATAAGCCGATGGTGCCACCGCAGACGTACCTCTGGGAGGAGATTAAGAAGTCCAAGGAACAGGTAAGCGAT GGAGGCTATCCATGGACACACCTGTACAAAGGCGAACCGGTGGAGGGTGCGGAAGCACAGCAACCACCAACCGAATCACCCGCATCGAACCGTCGACGAAAGGTTGATGGTGAAACAGAGGTAGACGAGGAAGAAATACTCGCAGAAAAGAAGATTAAGGTCCAGAATGGGGAACGCTCCATGGACATCGAAGTGGCGACCACCTCGAATGGACACTGTGAAGAACCTGAGATGTCGGAAGCGGCCACTAGCTCCAGTGAACCAAAGCCACAGTCACCGAGGCGCAGCAGAAAGCGGGCGGCATCGCACGAACCGGAATCCCCGAGCGGTCGCCACTCGGTAAAGCAGGAGATCAAACACTTCCTGGATGAGCATCCGGCGATACGCAGCTTCAGCAACAGCCTCACCCGACAGGGCAAGAAGACGCGCACCTTCGTCAGCCGGTCGCTCGAGCGGGCAAAATCGATGGCCGACCGGGGGCTGGATCGGGCCCGGGTGCAGATGAACACGCTGCGCCGCAAGAAGGCAGCATCGGAACCGCGCGGCATGCCCGACCAGAAGATCTTGAATCTGCGCGAATCGCCCCGGCTGAACAATCGAGAAATTCCAGCGTACGTTGTCCGCCAGCCGAGCGACGAAGCGATtgcggcagcggcggtggTGGATGAAGAGACGATCGTGAAGGTTACGGTAGAAACGGAAGCGTCCAAGAGTACGGTAGTCGTACCGGATGAGATCATTGAGCTGCCGAAGGACGAGGAACTAAGGCCGCAGCAGGTGGAAGAGCCCGTTATGGAGGTGGAAGTGTCGGCACCGCCGGTAGATGACACTGCCGCAGTCGAGGATGATCGGTACGAAATTATTGAGCCACCAAAAACGGAAACAATCGCTAGTGTGCTGCCAGCGCCGGTTGAGGTTCCCGAGTCACCGATAGTGCCGGTGAAAGCTAAACCACCGCTGAAAGCACCTCGCAAGAAGAAGGACCATCACTACGAAGATATAGACGACTTTGAGCCACAGCCAAAGAAGGAACCGGTAGCGGAAGCTGCCTCTCCGGAACCGGTCACAGATCCTAAGCTGAAACGTCAGGAGCACATTAAGGAAGGGTTGGACCCGATCCTGGGAGAAATGTTGGGTAACGACAAGATCAAGATATCGCTCCAGCTCCAGGACGAGAAGTTCGCCGACGACATGCTGACGTTCGGTCGGCGCAAGCATCTGGACGAGATATTGCAGCAATCGTCCGAGGATGAAGGGAAGGAACCGATCAAGCTGGCGAGCAAAGGGCTGTTGGCACCGATATCGTCCATTGATTCGACGTCCTCCGATGAGGAGGCACGTCGTACCCATCTCAGCACGCTGGCCGAGGAAAGCGATACGGGCAGCATCGATGGTGGCGCCTCACCGTGCAAGAAGCAAGACTCGCTCAAGGACTCGGAGTTGCCCCCGGTGGAAGAGTGCAGCAAGGAGCTGGAGCTGACGCCCGCCGAGGAACATCTGCTGATGGAGGCGGAAAAGGCAGCGCAGGAGAGCGAGTCACCGAAGCAGGCCGAAAGTCCGGCAGCTCCAGCAGTGGAACCGGTAGCGGAACAGGAATCGGCCGCAGTACCGGTGGTGGAAACGGACCAGCCAAAGGTTGACACTCGTTGGTCAAAAATGAGGTACGTAAAGAGATGCTTTCGTTTGCGCTTTTGCTTGCGATCGGGGTGCTGTAGAAGGAAGGGATGA
- the LOC133392198 gene encoding DNA ligase 1-like isoform X1, giving the protein MSPNTIKLRIFHAFRKLSLRSPGEPESTVLEEQRTGIVAELTAVSVAVAAAASDKSTSDRNSFAGNLEGALKEKNIPVQKKLSQDEEEEEQEEEEEVEEEVEEEVEEEEEEEEEEEEKSAAEKSKTVPSPTPAEKLDVKESSEPSLPEEEKKGIQAVETIVSNSPTEKAVKSEPKEEDQKEELNAEESEQKAEDKQKELIAEVPEPAKEPSAEASPASVTSPGEKDSEGELKEHGDKPMVPPQTYLWEEIKKSKEQVSDGGYPWTHLYKGEPVEGAEAQQPPTESPASNRRRKVDGETEVDEEEILAEKKIKVQNGERSMDIEVATTSNGHCEEPEMSEAATSSSEPKPQSPRRSRKRAASHEPESPSGRHSVKQEIKHFLDEHPAIRSFSNSLTRQGKKTRTFVSRSLERAKSMADRGLDRARVQMNTLRRKKAASEPRGMPDQKILNLRESPRLNNREIPAYVVRQPSDEAIAAAAVVDEETIVKVTVETEASKSTVVVPDEIIELPKDEELRPQQVEEPVMEVEVSAPPVDDTAAVEDDRYEIIEPPKTETIASVLPAPVEVPESPIVPVKAKPPLKAPRKKKDHHYEDIDDFEPQPKKEPVAEAASPEPVTDPKLKRQEHIKEGLDPILGEMLGNDKIKISLQLQDEKFADDMLTFGRRKHLDEILQQSSEDEGKEPIKLASKGLLAPISSIDSTSSDEEARRTHLSTLAEESDTGSIDGGASPCKKQDSLKDSELPPVEECSKELELTPAEEHLLMEAEKAAQESESPKQAESPAAPAVEPVAEQESAAVPVVETDQPKVDTRWSKMRYVKRCFRLRFCLRSGCCRRKG; this is encoded by the exons ATGAGTCCAAACACGATAAAGCTACGGATATTCCATGCGTTTAGAAAAT TGTCTCTGCGCAGCCCTGGCGAGCCGGAATCGACCGTACTGGAGGAGCAGCGGACGGGGATCGTAGCTGAGCTGACCGCCGTATCGGTGGCCGTTGCTGCGGCCGCGTCCGACAAGTCGACGAGCGATCGCAACTCGTTCGCCGGCAATTTGGAGGGCGCGCTGAAGGAAAAGAACATCCCGGTGCAGAAGAAGCTCTCGCAGgacgaagaggaagaggagcaggaggaggaggaagaagtaGAGGAAGAAGTTGAAGAGGAggttgaagaagaagaagaggaagaagaggaggaagaagaaaaatctgCGGCAGAAAAGTCGAAAACAGTTCCATCACCGACGCCAGCAGAGAAGTTGGATGTTAAAGAATCTTCTGAGCCAAGCCTTccagaagaagagaaaaagggtATCCAAGCGGTTGAAACGATCGTTAGTAACTCGCCCACTGAGAAAGCGGTAAAATCAGAACCCAAAGAGGAGGATCAGAAGGAAGAGCTTAACGCAGAAGAATCTGAACAGAAAGCGGAGGACAAGCAGAAAGAGCTTATCGCAGAAGTACCAGAGCCAGCGAAGGAACCTTCCGCTGAAGCGTCGCCTGCGAGCGTGACGTCACCCGGTGAGAAGGATTCTGAAGGGGAGTTGAAGGAGCATGGCGATAAGCCGATGGTGCCACCGCAGACGTACCTCTGGGAGGAGATTAAGAAGTCCAAGGAACAGGTAAGCGAT GGAGGCTATCCATGGACACACCTGTACAAAGGCGAACCGGTGGAGGGTGCGGAAGCACAGCAACCACCAACCGAATCACCCGCATCGAACCGTCGACGAAAGGTTGATGGTGAAACAGAGGTAGACGAGGAAGAAATACTCGCAGAAAAGAAGATTAAGGTCCAGAATGGGGAACGCTCCATGGACATCGAAGTGGCGACCACCTCGAATGGACACTGTGAAGAACCTGAGATGTCGGAAGCGGCCACTAGCTCCAGTGAACCAAAGCCACAGTCACCGAGGCGCAGCAGAAAGCGGGCGGCATCGCACGAACCGGAATCCCCGAGCGGTCGCCACTCGGTAAAGCAGGAGATCAAACACTTCCTGGATGAGCATCCGGCGATACGCAGCTTCAGCAACAGCCTCACCCGACAGGGCAAGAAGACGCGCACCTTCGTCAGCCGGTCGCTCGAGCGGGCAAAATCGATGGCCGACCGGGGGCTGGATCGGGCCCGGGTGCAGATGAACACGCTGCGCCGCAAGAAGGCAGCATCGGAACCGCGCGGCATGCCCGACCAGAAGATCTTGAATCTGCGCGAATCGCCCCGGCTGAACAATCGAGAAATTCCAGCGTACGTTGTCCGCCAGCCGAGCGACGAAGCGATtgcggcagcggcggtggTGGATGAAGAGACGATCGTGAAGGTTACGGTAGAAACGGAAGCGTCCAAGAGTACGGTAGTCGTACCGGATGAGATCATTGAGCTGCCGAAGGACGAGGAACTAAGGCCGCAGCAGGTGGAAGAGCCCGTTATGGAGGTGGAAGTGTCGGCACCGCCGGTAGATGACACTGCCGCAGTCGAGGATGATCGGTACGAAATTATTGAGCCACCAAAAACGGAAACAATCGCTAGTGTGCTGCCAGCGCCGGTTGAGGTTCCCGAGTCACCGATAGTGCCGGTGAAAGCTAAACCACCGCTGAAAGCACCTCGCAAGAAGAAGGACCATCACTACGAAGATATAGACGACTTTGAGCCACAGCCAAAGAAGGAACCGGTAGCGGAAGCTGCCTCTCCGGAACCGGTCACAGATCCTAAGCTGAAACGTCAGGAGCACATTAAGGAAGGGTTGGACCCGATCCTGGGAGAAATGTTGGGTAACGACAAGATCAAGATATCGCTCCAGCTCCAGGACGAGAAGTTCGCCGACGACATGCTGACGTTCGGTCGGCGCAAGCATCTGGACGAGATATTGCAGCAATCGTCCGAGGATGAAGGGAAGGAACCGATCAAGCTGGCGAGCAAAGGGCTGTTGGCACCGATATCGTCCATTGATTCGACGTCCTCCGATGAGGAGGCACGTCGTACCCATCTCAGCACGCTGGCCGAGGAAAGCGATACGGGCAGCATCGATGGTGGCGCCTCACCGTGCAAGAAGCAAGACTCGCTCAAGGACTCGGAGTTGCCCCCGGTGGAAGAGTGCAGCAAGGAGCTGGAGCTGACGCCCGCCGAGGAACATCTGCTGATGGAGGCGGAAAAGGCAGCGCAGGAGAGCGAGTCACCGAAGCAGGCCGAAAGTCCGGCAGCTCCAGCAGTGGAACCGGTAGCGGAACAGGAATCGGCCGCAGTACCGGTGGTGGAAACGGACCAGCCAAAGGTTGACACTCGTTGGTCAAAAATGAGGTACGTAAAGAGATGCTTTCGTTTGCGCTTTTGCTTGCGATCGGGGTGCTGTAGAAGGAAGGGATGA